In Candidatus Eisenbacteria bacterium, the genomic window GCTCGGACGGCTCGAGCCCGAGGCGCTGGCGCCGTTCGTCGCCGCCGCGCGCGCGCTGGTGCTGCCGTCGCGTTCCGAGGAGACGTTCGGACTCGCGGCCGCGGAAGCCCTGCTCGCGGGCCGACCGGTGATCGCCGCGAATCTCGGCGCGCTGCCCGAACTGGTCGAGCACGAGGTGACGGGCCTGCTGGTCGCCGCCGGCGATGCCGAGGGGTTCGGTGCCGCCGCGCAGCATGTGCTGGCCGATGAGCTGAGTGCCGCGCGCTGGGGTCGGGCGGGGCAGGAGCGCCTGCGCACCTCGCTGGATCCCGCTCGCCATGTGGCGGCGGTGACCGCGTTGTTCGAACGCGTGCTGCTGTCGGCGAGGCGTTGAGTCGCGACTACTTCTGCGACCCGAACTCCCACGGCGCGAGATCTGCTTCGAGTTCGACCCCGAGTCCCGTCACCACGCGGTTGATCAGGTTGTAGTAGGCGGTGATCTCGACTGCCTTCACAATCGAAGCATCGTCGAAGCCGTACTCGCGAATCCGTTCGATGTCCTCGAGCTTGCGTTCGGACGGCTCACACGTCAGCGCGACGCAGTGATCGAGCAGCACGCGATCGCGCGCGGTGAGATTCGCGGTGCGGTAGTCGAGTGCCACCGCGCGCGCCAGC contains:
- a CDS encoding glycosyltransferase: LGRLEPEALAPFVAAARALVLPSRSEETFGLAAAEALLAGRPVIAANLGALPELVEHEVTGLLVAAGDAEGFGAAAQHVLADELSAARWGRAGQERLRTSLDPARHVAAVTALFERVLLSARR